Proteins encoded within one genomic window of Candidatus Dormiibacterota bacterium:
- the coaBC gene encoding bifunctional phosphopantothenoylcysteine decarboxylase/phosphopantothenate--cysteine ligase CoaBC, whose product MSESGLKGRRVALGISGGIAAYKAIECVRLLTGAGAEVRVLMTPEATRFVTPLTLEALSYNPVAADWLAPQGGGETHISLAAWADVIAIVPATANTMAKLALGFADEIVSGTVLASRAPLVIAPAMNDVMLTQQPTQDHLNALRARRAVIVEPASGRLASGQPGVGRLASAERIVAVIEAVLAGRRTLDGLRVVVSAGGTREAVDPVRYVGNFSSGKMGRALAEVAAARGADVTLVTTVPSSPEGMAEVVVGSATEMLKALEQACADADILVMAAAVADYVPEQVAASKLRRTDRPMELRLRPTVDILKTLGPRPGLYRVGFAAETEDLRAQAQQKLRAKQLDMIVANQVGVDGQGLASDFNAVTIVTPAGVVAEVPRLPKPEVAGRIWDAIDAGRNRGA is encoded by the coding sequence ATGAGTGAGAGCGGGCTGAAGGGACGCCGGGTCGCGCTCGGCATCAGCGGCGGCATCGCGGCCTACAAGGCGATCGAGTGCGTCCGGCTGCTCACCGGGGCCGGTGCCGAGGTTCGGGTGCTGATGACGCCGGAGGCGACCCGGTTCGTGACGCCCCTGACGCTCGAGGCCCTCTCCTACAACCCCGTTGCCGCGGATTGGCTCGCGCCGCAGGGTGGGGGAGAGACCCACATCAGCCTGGCGGCGTGGGCCGACGTGATCGCCATCGTTCCGGCGACCGCCAACACGATGGCGAAGCTGGCCCTGGGATTCGCCGATGAGATCGTATCGGGGACGGTGCTGGCGAGTCGCGCCCCGCTGGTGATCGCCCCCGCGATGAACGACGTGATGCTGACCCAGCAGCCAACCCAGGATCATCTGAACGCGCTACGGGCGCGACGCGCGGTCATCGTCGAGCCGGCGAGCGGGCGCCTGGCCTCGGGCCAGCCCGGGGTGGGGCGGTTAGCGTCAGCTGAGCGGATCGTCGCCGTCATCGAGGCGGTGCTGGCGGGGCGTCGCACCCTCGACGGCCTGCGCGTGGTCGTCAGCGCGGGTGGCACTCGGGAAGCGGTCGATCCCGTGCGCTATGTCGGGAATTTCTCCAGCGGAAAGATGGGCCGCGCGCTCGCCGAGGTGGCGGCGGCGCGGGGCGCAGACGTGACCCTGGTGACGACCGTGCCGTCCAGCCCCGAAGGGATGGCGGAGGTCGTGGTCGGCAGCGCGACCGAAATGCTGAAGGCCCTGGAGCAGGCCTGCGCCGATGCCGACATCCTGGTCATGGCGGCGGCGGTCGCCGACTACGTTCCCGAGCAGGTCGCCGCCTCGAAGCTGCGGCGCACCGATCGTCCCATGGAGCTGCGACTGCGACCGACCGTCGACATCCTGAAGACACTCGGGCCTCGTCCTGGGCTCTATCGCGTGGGCTTCGCGGCGGAAACGGAAGACCTGCGCGCCCAGGCGCAACAGAAGCTCCGCGCCAAGCAGCTGGACATGATTGTCGCCAACCAGGTCGGCGTCGATGGGCAGGGCCTCGCCAGCGACTTCAACGCCGTCACCATCGTGACGCCCGCGGGCGTCGTCGCGGAGGTGCCACGACTGCCAAAGCCAGAGGTGGCCGGGCGCATCTGGGATGCGATCGATGCCGGTCGGAACCGCGGCGCCTGA
- the priA gene encoding primosomal protein N' — MPVGTAAPEALRPIAQVAVEARVGSQTGLFDYAVPEALIGLIEVGHRVRVPFGKRTVTGFVYALDRGPTVLTLKPIEALLDAEPVLPSPLVELAGFVAAHYLVPLDEVIRAIVPPRVRAVVRRTVKRRRQSRILRQAAEVSVPATVVLEPAQEAARARIAIALARQESEVFLLHGVTGSGKTEVYLALLDQVLASGGQGLVLVPEIALTPQTVGRFAARFPGRLAVLHSALTEAERAAEWWRIRRGEADIVIGPRAAVFAPLPRLRLIAIDEEESSAFKQDRIPRYHAPTVARWLADRTRSVLVLGSATPSVVTYADALAGREHLLELPHRAQGRPLPPVTVVDMRGEIGAQHFSPLSRELQAAMVASLDRREQSILFLNRRGLATFVLCRDCGQARECPHCSVALVYHASLGRLQCHYCGSTEPLPRRCPACGSRYIKSFGVGTERIEQEVRALFPSARVIRLDRDVMKTPDAADLVFDQMRSGGADVLVGTQLVAKGLDLPNVTTVGVVNADTSLHFPDYRSSERTFSLLTQVAGRAGRGSAASQVFIQTYTPDHPAIRHARYHDYRGFFREERAIRAQYRFPPYAELIVATYGHRDEARAEREAKAAGEHLSATIALLNLGDIEVLGPSPAFVYRLKDEFRFEVTLKGSDLHRVADGLPRGRGWVLDVDPM; from the coding sequence ATGCCGGTCGGAACCGCGGCGCCTGAGGCGCTGCGCCCGATCGCGCAAGTTGCTGTCGAGGCGCGCGTCGGGAGTCAGACCGGGCTCTTCGATTACGCCGTCCCCGAGGCGCTGATCGGGCTGATCGAGGTCGGACACCGGGTCCGAGTCCCCTTCGGGAAGCGCACGGTGACCGGTTTCGTCTACGCACTCGATCGGGGACCAACGGTCCTTACGCTCAAACCGATCGAGGCGTTGCTCGATGCCGAACCGGTGCTCCCGTCGCCGCTGGTGGAGCTGGCCGGCTTCGTCGCCGCCCATTACCTGGTGCCGCTCGATGAGGTGATCCGGGCCATCGTGCCGCCTCGGGTCCGCGCCGTCGTCCGCAGGACAGTGAAGCGTCGCCGGCAGAGTCGCATCCTGCGCCAGGCCGCCGAAGTCAGCGTGCCTGCAACCGTCGTGCTCGAACCGGCGCAGGAAGCGGCTCGGGCGCGGATCGCGATCGCCCTCGCCCGCCAGGAGTCGGAGGTATTCCTGCTGCACGGCGTCACGGGCAGCGGCAAGACCGAGGTCTACCTGGCCCTGCTCGACCAGGTGCTGGCCAGCGGAGGGCAGGGGCTGGTGCTGGTGCCCGAGATCGCGCTCACGCCGCAGACCGTGGGGCGCTTTGCCGCGCGCTTCCCAGGCCGGCTGGCCGTGCTGCACAGCGCCCTGACCGAGGCGGAGCGGGCCGCCGAGTGGTGGCGGATCCGGCGTGGTGAGGCCGACATCGTCATCGGGCCGCGCGCCGCCGTCTTCGCGCCGCTGCCACGGCTTCGCCTGATCGCGATCGACGAAGAGGAATCGTCCGCCTTCAAGCAGGACCGCATCCCCCGCTACCACGCGCCCACGGTGGCGCGCTGGCTGGCTGATCGGACCCGGTCCGTGCTGGTCCTGGGCAGCGCCACGCCCAGTGTGGTGACCTACGCCGACGCGCTTGCGGGCCGTGAGCATCTCCTGGAGCTCCCCCATCGTGCCCAGGGACGGCCCCTGCCCCCCGTGACCGTGGTCGACATGCGAGGGGAGATCGGCGCGCAACACTTCAGCCCGCTGAGCAGGGAGCTGCAGGCGGCGATGGTTGCCTCGCTCGACCGACGGGAGCAATCGATCCTCTTCCTGAACCGGCGCGGACTGGCGACGTTCGTCCTCTGCCGCGATTGCGGCCAGGCGCGCGAATGTCCGCATTGCAGCGTGGCGCTCGTCTATCACGCCTCGCTGGGCCGCCTCCAGTGCCACTATTGCGGCAGCACCGAACCGCTCCCGAGACGCTGCCCCGCCTGCGGCAGCCGCTACATCAAGAGCTTCGGCGTGGGCACGGAACGTATCGAGCAAGAGGTCCGCGCGCTGTTTCCCAGTGCGCGCGTGATCCGGCTCGACCGGGATGTGATGAAGACGCCGGACGCGGCCGACCTCGTTTTCGACCAGATGCGCTCGGGTGGGGCGGACGTGCTGGTGGGCACCCAGCTCGTGGCGAAGGGGCTGGACCTGCCGAACGTGACCACCGTCGGGGTCGTCAACGCCGATACCAGCCTGCATTTTCCCGACTACCGTTCGTCGGAGCGGACCTTCAGCCTGCTGACCCAGGTGGCGGGCAGAGCCGGTCGTGGCAGCGCGGCGTCACAGGTGTTCATCCAGACCTACACGCCCGATCATCCCGCGATCCGCCACGCCCGCTACCACGATTACCGCGGCTTCTTTCGTGAGGAGCGTGCAATCCGGGCGCAGTATCGATTCCCTCCGTATGCCGAGCTGATCGTGGCGACCTATGGACACCGAGACGAGGCCCGCGCGGAGCGAGAGGCGAAGGCGGCTGGCGAACATTTGTCTGCTACAATCGCGCTGCTCAATTTGGGCGACATCGAGGTCCTCGGACCGTCTCCCGCGTTTGTCTACCGCCTCAAGGACGAGTTCCGCTTCGAGGTGACCCTCAAGGGGAGCGACCTGCACCGGGTGGCGGACGGCTTACCGCGCGGCCGGGGCTGGGTCCTCGACGTCGACCCGATGTAA
- the def gene encoding peptide deformylase, translating to MAVLPILTQEAPILRQKAKRVARVDSSIRQLIDDMVDTMVAAPGVGLAAPQVGVGLRVVVIKTDTNLHTLVNPEMVKWEGEQIGLEGCLSVPGYVGEVKRYMQVVARGLNRQGKPVKIKGDALLARAIQHEIDHLDGILFTDRLTSLDTLRKVEPEEQEKEAELVGA from the coding sequence ATGGCCGTCCTTCCGATCCTGACCCAGGAAGCGCCGATCCTTCGCCAGAAGGCGAAGCGGGTGGCGCGTGTCGACAGCAGCATCCGCCAGCTGATCGACGACATGGTGGATACCATGGTCGCCGCCCCCGGTGTCGGGCTGGCAGCGCCCCAGGTCGGTGTCGGGCTCCGGGTCGTCGTGATCAAGACCGACACCAACCTGCACACGCTCGTCAACCCCGAGATGGTGAAGTGGGAGGGCGAGCAGATCGGCCTCGAAGGCTGTCTCTCGGTACCGGGCTACGTCGGCGAGGTCAAACGCTACATGCAGGTGGTGGCGCGCGGGCTCAACCGCCAGGGCAAGCCGGTGAAGATCAAGGGCGATGCGCTGCTCGCCCGCGCGATCCAGCACGAGATCGACCACCTCGACGGCATCCTCTTCACCGACCGGCTGACGAGCCTGGATACGCTGCGCAAAGTGGAACCCGAAGAGCAGGAGAAGGAAGCGGAACTCGTCGGCGCCTGA